One Glycine soja cultivar W05 chromosome 2, ASM419377v2, whole genome shotgun sequence genomic region harbors:
- the LOC114398960 gene encoding uncharacterized protein LOC114398960 isoform X1 — MASRVSPSLKCWQFRTPYYCDSWKTPRAVPSSILRHVTERNNVMPPCGLLVHRSRKNLRVQRGKRVYSSLFDDFRQEERMNLVQDGCWDENGNEIACAVSDNEFENDSSGKGCSSEEFGTMKPEVLEPSLLGIQPEPPSWPERDEILRLTFERKVNSVGIPLSIRMIKKKLQLEEGLKEAGELNELTNCSVNKTFSSMMFIMHELQSRALQTRESLFGEDLQSVMTKLEREMDASFVWLFQQVFWKTPALMVFVMVLLANFLVFSMNDNTVKGITPSSMITKALTLTGNESKVRHSQVDTDVDQGEYVNKELNEEEEMLWNSFLEEASMLQKELSGEVLDHETRQRLVAPVSVELEGDQYEEYVKTELYYKKHLLRTPHCSLLLSNYAQFLFLVLHDIDGAEEYYKRSVLAESPEAEAFSRYADFLLMVRKDVWAAELRYLQALEADPGNTYYLSKYASFLWNTGGQDANSFPIEELDNLQL; from the exons ATGGCTTCAAGGGTCTCTCCCAGTCTCAAATGTTGGCAGTTCAGAACCCCTTATTATTGTGATTCATGGAAGACACCTCGTGCAGTTCCTTCTTCAATACTGAGGCATGTGACTGAGAGGAACAATGTTATGCCACCATGTGGGTTGTTGGTCCATAGATCAAGGAAGAATTTGAGGGTGCAAAGAGGAAAACGTGTTTACTCTTCGCTTTTTGATGACTTTCGCCAAGAGGAAAGGATGAATCTTGTTCAGGATGGTTGTTGGGATGAAAATGGCAATGAAATAGCTTGTGCCGTCTCTGATAATGAATTCGAAAATGACTCCTCAGGCAAAGGTTGTTCCTCTGAGGAGTTTGGGACAATGAAGCCTGAAGTTTTGGAGCCTTCTCTTTTGGGAATCCAGCCTGAGCCACCAAGCTGGCCAGAGAGAGATGAGATTTTGAGACTTACCTTTGAGAGGAAAGTGAACAGTGTGGGAATTCCCTTGTCCATTAGGATGATCAAGAAGAAGCTACAATTGGAAGAGGGTCTCAAAGAGGCTGGTGAGTTGAATGAATTAACCAACTGTTCTGTGAACAAGACCTTCTCCTCTATGATGTTTATAATGCATGAGCTTCAAAGTCGTGCCTTGCAAACAAGGGAGAGTTTATTTGGTGAAGACTTGCAAAGTGTCATGACCAAGCTAGAGAGAGAGATGGATGCTTCATTTGTTTGGCTCTTCCAGCAGGTTTTCTGGAAGACCCCAGCTCTCATGGTCTTTGTGATGGTCCTCTTAGCTAACTTTTTAGTGTTCTCTATGAATGACAACACTGTCAAGGGAATCACTCCTTCTTCCATGATCACAAAGGCTCTAACCTTGACCGGCAATGAGAGTAAAGTACGACATTCTCAAGTTGATACTGATGTTGATCAAGGAGAGTATGTGAATAAGGAGTTGAACGAAGAGGAGGAAATGTTGTGGAACTCTTTTCTAGAGGAGGCTTCAATGTTGCAAAAGGAATTGAGTGGTGAGGTTTTGGACCACGAGACAAGGCAAAGGTTAGTTGCCCCAGTGTCTGTGGAGCTTGAAGGGGATCAGTACGAGGAATATGTCAAAACTGAGCTTTATTACAAAAAGCATTTGCTCCGGACACCTCATTGTTCCCTTCTGCTGTCTAACTATGCACAGTTTCTCTTCCTTGTCCTTCATGATATTGATGG GGCAGAAGAGTACTACAAGCGATCAGTGCTAGCGGAATCACCGGAAGCTGAGGCATTCAGTCGCTATGCCGACTTCTTGTTGATGGTAAGAAAGGATGTTTGGGCAGCAGAACTGAGATATCTGCAAGCATTGGAAGCAGATCCTGGCAACACTTATTATTTATCAAAGTACGCCAGTTTCCTTTGGAACACCGGTGGACAAGATGCTAATAGCTTTCCTATAGAAGAATTGGACAACTTGCAGCTATGA
- the LOC114398960 gene encoding uncharacterized protein LOC114398960 isoform X2, which produces MASRVSPSLKCWQFRTPYYCDSWKTPRAVPSSILRHVTERNNVMPPCGLLVHRSRKNLRVQRGKRVYSSLFDDFRQEERMNLVQDGCWDENGNEIACAVSDNEFENDSSGKGCSSEEFGTMKPEVLEPSLLGIQPEPPSWPERDEILRLTFERKVNSVGIPLSIRMIKKKLQLEEGLKEAGELNELTNCSVNKTFSSMMFIMHELQSRALQTRESLFGEDLQSVMTKLEREMDASFVWLFQQVFWKTPALMVFVMVLLANFLVFSMNDNTVKGITPSSMITKALTLTGNESKVRHSQVDTDVDQGEYVNKELNEEEEMLWNSFLEEASMLQKELSGEVLDHETRQRLVAPVSVELEGDQYEEYVKTELYYKKHLLRTPHCSLLLSNYAQFLFLVLHDIDG; this is translated from the exons ATGGCTTCAAGGGTCTCTCCCAGTCTCAAATGTTGGCAGTTCAGAACCCCTTATTATTGTGATTCATGGAAGACACCTCGTGCAGTTCCTTCTTCAATACTGAGGCATGTGACTGAGAGGAACAATGTTATGCCACCATGTGGGTTGTTGGTCCATAGATCAAGGAAGAATTTGAGGGTGCAAAGAGGAAAACGTGTTTACTCTTCGCTTTTTGATGACTTTCGCCAAGAGGAAAGGATGAATCTTGTTCAGGATGGTTGTTGGGATGAAAATGGCAATGAAATAGCTTGTGCCGTCTCTGATAATGAATTCGAAAATGACTCCTCAGGCAAAGGTTGTTCCTCTGAGGAGTTTGGGACAATGAAGCCTGAAGTTTTGGAGCCTTCTCTTTTGGGAATCCAGCCTGAGCCACCAAGCTGGCCAGAGAGAGATGAGATTTTGAGACTTACCTTTGAGAGGAAAGTGAACAGTGTGGGAATTCCCTTGTCCATTAGGATGATCAAGAAGAAGCTACAATTGGAAGAGGGTCTCAAAGAGGCTGGTGAGTTGAATGAATTAACCAACTGTTCTGTGAACAAGACCTTCTCCTCTATGATGTTTATAATGCATGAGCTTCAAAGTCGTGCCTTGCAAACAAGGGAGAGTTTATTTGGTGAAGACTTGCAAAGTGTCATGACCAAGCTAGAGAGAGAGATGGATGCTTCATTTGTTTGGCTCTTCCAGCAGGTTTTCTGGAAGACCCCAGCTCTCATGGTCTTTGTGATGGTCCTCTTAGCTAACTTTTTAGTGTTCTCTATGAATGACAACACTGTCAAGGGAATCACTCCTTCTTCCATGATCACAAAGGCTCTAACCTTGACCGGCAATGAGAGTAAAGTACGACATTCTCAAGTTGATACTGATGTTGATCAAGGAGAGTATGTGAATAAGGAGTTGAACGAAGAGGAGGAAATGTTGTGGAACTCTTTTCTAGAGGAGGCTTCAATGTTGCAAAAGGAATTGAGTGGTGAGGTTTTGGACCACGAGACAAGGCAAAGGTTAGTTGCCCCAGTGTCTGTGGAGCTTGAAGGGGATCAGTACGAGGAATATGTCAAAACTGAGCTTTATTACAAAAAGCATTTGCTCCGGACACCTCATTGTTCCCTTCTGCTGTCTAACTATGCACAGTTTCTCTTCCTTGTCCTTCATGATATTGATGG GTAA
- the LOC114398951 gene encoding glycosyltransferase family 64 protein C4-like, whose amino-acid sequence MRGSCWWNRRTEQRFRLLAISTVKSLKIKLLLCCCVAFTLLAFSTSASSFVLWINNQTPPPPPRFPDSRKGYSIVMNTWKRYDLLKQSIKHYSSCPRLESVHIVWSEPDPPSDNLLKFLHHVVKSKSKDGRYVKLRFDINKEDSLNNRFKEIKDLETDAVFSIDDDVIFPCSTVEFAFDVWQSAPDTMVGFVPRVHWVDSMEGNDNKFIYGGWWSVWWTGTYSMVLSKAAFFHKKYFNIYTNEMPSSIREYVTKNRNCEDIAMSFLVANATGAPPIWVKGKIFEIGSTGISSLGGHSERRTECVNRFAAVYGRMPLVSTSVKAVDSRNIWFW is encoded by the exons ATGAGAGGGAGCTGCTGGTGGAACCGTCGGACAGAGCAGCGCTTCCGCCTACTCGCGATCTCCACCGTTAAATCACTCAAGATCAAGCTTCTCCTCTGTTGCTGCGTCGCCTTCACGCTTCTCGCGTTTTCCACAAGCGCTTCTTCCTTCGTCCTATGGATCAACAACCAAACGCCGCCTCCACCTCCTCGCTTCCCCGATTCCAG GAAAGGGTATTCTATAGTAATGAACACATGGAAGAGATATGATCTTCTAAAGCAGTCCATCAAGCATTATTCATCGTGTCCTCGACTTGAATCAGTACATATCGTGTGGAGTGAACCTGATCCTCCGTcagataatcttttaaaatttctgCACCACGTTGTAAAGTCCAAGTCTAAAGATGGAAGATATGTGAAATTGAGGTTTGATATCAACAAGGAAGACAGTTTGAACAAtagatttaaagaaattaaggatTTGGAGACAGATGCTGTCTTTTCTATTGATGATGATGTCATATTTCCTTGCTCTACGGTGGAATTTGCATTTGATGTTTGGCAAAGTGCACCTGATACAATGGTTGGATTTGTACCTCGTGTCCATTGGGTGGATTCAATG GAAGGTAATGACAACAAATTTATATATGGCGGATGGTGGTCTGTGTGGTGGACAGGTACATATAGCATGGTGCTTTCCAAGGCAGCATTCTTTCACAAAAAGTATTTCAATATCTACACAAATGAAATGCCATCATCAATTAGAGAATATGTAACCAAGAACAG GAATTGTGAAGATATTGCAATGTCTTTCCTTGTTGCAAATGCTACTGGTGCACCCCCCATATGGGTTAAAG GTAAAATATTCGAGATTGGATCGACTGGAATCAGTAGTTTGGGAGGTCACAGTGAAAGAAGAACAGAATGCGTCAACAGATTTGCTGCCGTGTATGGGCGGATGCCCTTGGTATCTACTTCAGTTAAGGCTGTTGATAGCCGCAATATCTGGTTTTGGTGA
- the LOC114398973 gene encoding nematode resistance protein-like HSPRO2, with amino-acid sequence MCAYPLSCTPVHTSFFSFPLNSPILFLSYPSPFPLHKTHSFQFTKLTMVDLDWQTKMVHSNIMPPMSPKLSLPDHNIPIPTLQLPLRQNDITAASSPICAAYDNYLRLPELRALWASKDFPNWANEPILKPALHALEITFRLLATVFSDPRPYINKREWTRRVESLATAQIQIIAMLCEDEEENPETRGKAPVTDINGFTGQSRSYSEESLLPRLATWQKSKDVAQRILNSVDYEMGRCTYTLGLGEANIAGKKIFLFDAVCRPREIHSLETTPFDDYVGNHENKTLHATQQIAECWTRSVKKLLERVTESVEKKALEKAASECHAVERIWKLLTEVGDMNLMMDPEDFLRLKKELGMMRTAGETVAFCFRSRELVEVARVCRDLREKVPEILEVEVDPKGGPGMMEAAMKVYSEKEKGKVHVLQGMQGIEVAMKRFFYAYKQVVTVMMGSSEADNGFTKIFLEPTYFPSLDAAKTFLGYYNQN; translated from the coding sequence atgtGTGCATACCCTTTGTCTTGTACCCCAGTCCACAcgtctttcttttccttccctTTAAATTCTCCCATTCTCTTTCTCTCATACCCATCTCCATTTCCTCTTCACAAAACTCACAGTTTCCAATTCACCAAACTCACAATGGTTGATCTAGATTGGCAAACAAAGATGGTTCACTCCAACATCATGCCTCCAATGTCCCCCAAACTCTCTCTCCCGGATCATAACATTCCAATCCCAACTTTGCAACTCCCCCTTCGCCAAAACGACATCACCGCAGCGTCGTCTCCTATCTGCGCTGCATACGACAACTACCTTCGTCTCCCTGAGCTCAGAGCCCTCTGGGCCTCCAAGGACTTCCCCAATTGGGCCAACGAGCCCATCTTAAAGCCCGCCTTACACGCCCTCGAAATCACCTTCCGCTTACTCGCAACCGTTTTCTCCGACCCGAGACCGTACATCAACAAACGCGAGTGGACCCGACGCGTCGAGTCTCTCGCCACGGCCCAAATCCAGATCATAGCCATGTTATGCGAAGACGAAGAAGAAAACCCCGAGACACGTGGCAAGGCACCCGTGACTGACATTAACGGCTTTACCGGTCAAAGCAGAAGCTACAGCGAGGAAAGCCTGCTCCCGCGCCTCGCCACGTGGCAGAAATCCAAGGACGTGGCGCAGAGGATTCTCAATTCGGTGGACTACGAGATGGGGAGGTGCACCTACACCTTAGGCTTAGGAGAGGCGAATATCGCGGGAAAGAAGATATTTCTCTTCGACGCGGTTTGCAGGCCGAGGGAGATTCACTCGTTGGAGACGACGCCGTTTGATGATTACGTGGGGAACCACGAGAACAAGACGCTGCACGCCACGCAGCAGATCGCCGAGTGTTGGACGCGCTCGGTGAAGAAGCTGCTGGAGAGAGTAACGGAGTCGGTGGAGAAAAAGGCGTTGGAGAAGGCCGCGAGTGAGTGCCATGCGGTGGAGCGGATCTGGAAGTTGTTAACGGAGGTTGGGGACATGAACCTCATGATGGATCCAGAGGATTTCTTGAGGCTGAAGAAGGAGTTAGGGATGATGAGAACTGCGGGCGAAACGGTGGCGTTTTGCTTCAGGTCGAGGGAGCTTGTGGAGGTGGCGAGGGTGTGTAGGGATCTGAGGGAGAAGGTGCCGGAGATATTGGAGGTGGAGGTGGACCCCAAGGGTGGGCCCGGGATGATGGAGGCGGCGATGAAGGTTTACTCggagaaagagaaagggaaGGTTCATGTTTTGCAGGGGATGCAGGGGATTGAGGTGGCGATGAAGAGGTTCTTCTACGCGTATAAGCAGGTTGTGACGGTTATGATGGGGAGCTCCGAGGCCGATAATGGGTTCACCAAGATATTCCTTGAACCCACTTATTTCCCTAGCTTGGATGCTGCCAAGACCTTTCTTGGTTATTATAAccaaaattaa